One genomic region from Epinephelus fuscoguttatus linkage group LG8, E.fuscoguttatus.final_Chr_v1 encodes:
- the irgq2 gene encoding immunity-related GTPase family, q2: MADVLKSLNLLETLKESIELNKLSDVKDAVEDLLISRINLAVIGDRGDEKATFINSLRGLGPGDDGAAPSQSTVAPEEVAGYPNPKHPDFRLWDLPPIPSTSPFEPEGYMDKFKFPRYNAVVMTFTQTPQPNSVEVFLEARSLQRQTVYFILLASAKDTEKSLEEKRKASVDVLTSQGVTLPKVYLVRPSTLERFDFPGLLEDMGRDLPEIRAHALLFALPTLTPTLVTQKKEAFKALVWAAASLSGGVSAIPVPLVASMVDSSVAVRILTKAQLSLCLDDESVERLARQRGMDPTRLKGLRTCVLSVEVSKGEVKKRLVAAEKDLATVSSKLVEMAMPRHARSASRSFAAMLQALNGAIDEMAADAEKIVAVALVEGK, translated from the coding sequence ATGGCTGATGTTTTGAAAAGCCTGAACCTCCTTGAGACCCTGAAAGAGTCCATAGAACTCAATAAGTTATCAGATGTCAAGGATGCAGTTGAGGATCTCCTGATCAGCAGGATCAACTTAGCTGTGATAGGGGACCGTGGGGATGAAAAAGCCACCTTTATAAACTCCCTCCGAGGCCTTGGTCCTGGGGACGATGGAGCAGCGCCGTCTCAGTCCACTGTTGCTCCGGAGGAAGTGGCAGGCTACCCAAACCCTAAACATCCTGACTTTCGCTTGTGGGATCTGCCACCCATCCCATCCACCTCTCCATTTGAACCTGAGGGATACATGGATAAATTTAAGTTCCCACGCTACAATGCTGTCGTcatgacattcacacagacgCCCCAACCCAACAGTGTGGAGGTGTTCCTGGAAGCCCGGTCACTGCAGCGGCAAACCGTGTACTTTATTCTCTTAGCTTCAgcaaaagacacagaaaagagcctggaagaaaagaggaaagccAGTGTGGACGTGCTGACATCACAGGGTGTGACACTGCCGAAAGTCTACCTGGTGAGACCCTCCACCCTGGAGAGGTTTGACTTCCCTGGTCTGTTGGAGGACATGGGAAGAGACCTTCCAGAGATCCGAGCCCACGCCCTTCTCTTTGCTCTCCCGACGCTTACCCCCACTCTGGTCACTCAGAAAAAAGAAGCATTCAAAGCACTAGTGTGGGCTGCCGCCTCGCTATCTGGTGGAGTGTCGGCTATTCCTGTTCCCCTTGTGGCCTCTATGGTGGACTCAAGTGTAGCAGTGCGGATTCTAACCAAAGCACAATTATCACTGTGCCTGGACGATGAATCAGTCGAGCGGCTGGCCCGACAGCGAGGCATGGACCCCACAAGGCTCAAAGGACTGCGGACTTGTGTCCTGTCAGTGGAGGTCAGTAAAGGTGAAGTGAAAAAGCGGCTGGTGGCGGCAGAGAAGGACTTGGCCACGGTTTCGTCAAAGCTGGTGGAGATGGCGATGCCCAGACATGCCCGCTCTGCCAGCCGCTCATTTGCTGCCATGCTACAAGCCTTAAACGGCGCCATTGATGAAATGGCGGCTGACGCTGAGAAGATAGTGGCTGTTGCTCTTGTGGAGGggaaatga